One segment of Triticum aestivum cultivar Chinese Spring chromosome 2A, IWGSC CS RefSeq v2.1, whole genome shotgun sequence DNA contains the following:
- the LOC123184699 gene encoding NAC domain-containing protein 46-like: protein MSDVTAVMHLRGEEPWLALPPGFRFHPTDEEVVTHYLTPKIRNPDFSCLMVAYVNLNNTEPWDLPKKAKMGAGETEWFFFVHKDRKYPTGTRTNRATKSGYWKATGKDKEIFRGTGLDAVLVGMKKTLVFYRGRAPGGQKTSWVMHEYRLEGELPHRLPRSAKDDWAVCRLFNKELAAQNAPQMAPAADADMEEEDPFAFLDELLNSDDLLNNAGLLGNADPPMLMDYPSGAIDFAGASSSTSSAALPVELDMEHRTRKMEPPAPQQQSPNYMWKM, encoded by the exons ATGTCGGACGTGACGGCGGTGATGCATCTGCGGGGGGAGGAGCCGTGGCTGGCGCTTCCTCCAGGGTTCCGGTTCCACCCCACCGACGAGGAGGTGGTCACGCACTACCTCACCCCCAAGATCCGCAACCCCGACTTCTCCTGCCTCATGGTCGCCTACGTCAACCTCAACAACACCGAGCCGTGGGATCTCCCGA AAAAGGCGAAGATGGGCGCGGGCGAGACGGAGTGGTTCTTTTTTGTGCACAAGGATCGGAAGTACCCGACGGGGACGCGCACCAACCGGGCGACGAAGAGCGGCTACTGGAAGGCGACGGGTAAGGACAAGGAGATCTTCCGCGGCACAGGACTGGACGCCGTCCTCGTCGGCATGAAGAAGACGCTCGTCTTCTACCGCGGCCGCGCCCCCGGCGGCCAAAAGACGTCGTGGGTGATGCACGAGTACCGCCTCGAGGGCGAGCTGCCCCATCGCCTACCCCGCTCCGCCAAG GACGATTGGGCTGTTTGCCGGCTGTTCAACAAAGAATTGGCCGCGCAGAATGCACCCCAGATGGCGCCGGCGGCCGACgcggacatggaggaggaggacccgTTCGCCTTCCTCGATGAGTTGCTCAACAGTGATGACTTGCTCAACAACGCTGGCCTGCTCGGCAATGCCGACCCGCCGATGCTCATGGACTATCCGTCAGGCGCCATAGACTTCGCCGGCGCTTCCAGCTCCACCTCCAGCGCGGCCCTGCCGGTTGAGCTGGACATGGAGCATCGGACCCGCAAGATGGAGCCACCGGCGCCGCAGCAGCAGAGCCCAAACTACATGTGGAAGATGTGA